A window of Caldisalinibacter kiritimatiensis genomic DNA:
TCTGCATTAAATTTTTCAACATCAAATAAATCTGCACCTCTACCAATTTCTTCATCAGGAGTGAAACATACCTTTATTGTACCGTGTTCAATTTCAGGATGATTTATTAGATATTCCATAGCAGTAACAATTTCTGCTATACCAGCTTTATCATCAGCACCTAAAAGGGTAGTACCATCAGTAGTTATCAAGGTTGTGCCTATGTAGTTTTTTAATTCAGGAAAGTCCTTAGGAGATAGGATAACGTTATCACTCTCATTTAAAATGATATCCTCTCCATCATAGTCTTCAACAAATTTAGGATTCACATTTTTTCCTGACATATCAGGACTTGTATCCATATGAGCAATAAATCCTATAGTAGGAATATCTTTATTAGTATTGGCTGGAAGTGTAGCCATTACATATCCATTATCATCTACACTTACATCTTCAAGTCCTATTTCTTTAAGCTCTTTTACTAATACATTAGCAAGATTAAATTGCTTTTCTGTACTAGGACATGTATTAGAATTTGGGTCAGATTTTGTATCAATCTTGGCATATGAAATAAATCTTTCAACAACCTTTGACATCATTAAACCTCCTTGAACTAATCAGTATTAAATTTTCTTCTATTGTATTATACTCTAAAATATAAAAAAATAAAAGTACAAGAGCCAATAGACTTAACAGTAAAATTACAATAACAAAACATCTAGTTAACACAAAAAGCGACAAAATATGTTTTCATATATATACAGGGAGTTATAAAGCACTATAACTCTTGACTAAAACTTTCAAGTAAAATTGTCACACCTGAGCAGTAAGCATCCGTGCTTATGTTAAAATAAAAAGCAATAACTTTTTCATTATTTCCCCCTTTAAAAAGGACTGATTGGCCATCAGTCCTTATATATTTTTTGAAAAAATATATAATATCACTTCTAAAAATTACTAAAGGATGATATAATATATTACACGAACATATGTTCGATGGAAATGAGGTGATTATATGTCATACAAGAAAAACAAAATCATAATGCATATTGATGTGAACTCTGCTTTTCTATCGTGGCAGGCGGCCTATAATAAACAAATAGGTATAGAAACTGATATAAGGGATATACCTGCAGTTGTTGGAGGAAATCAGGCTACAAGACATGGTATAGTGCTAGCAAAGTCTTTACCAGCTAAGAAATTAGGGATAAAGACAGGAGAAAGTCTTATGGAGGCTAGAACAAAATGTAAAGATTTAGTGGTTGTTCCTCCTAACTATAGTTTATATATAAAAAGCCACAAAGCTCTTATAAATTTAATAAAGGAATATTCACCTTATGTATCAGTATTTAGTATAGATGAGTGTTTTATGGATTATACAGGGATGGAACAACACTTTGGACCTCCATTAGAAGCAGCTTATAAAATAAAGAACAGGATATACAATGAGTTAGGATTTACAGTTAACATAGGAATTTCAATTAATAAGCTTTTAGCTAAACAAGCAAGTGAACTACATAAACCCAATAAAGTAAATACTTTGTATCCTAATGAAATAAAAGAAAAGCTGTGGCCCCTACCCGTAGAAGAATTGTTTATGGTAGGCAGTAGAACAAAAAGCAAGTTAAATAACATAGGTATATATACAATAGGAGATTTAGCTAATAGTGATTACGAGCTTATATCGTCTAAATTGAAATCCCATGGAAGACTTATATATCAGTATGCGTGGGGAAGAGATGACTCGAAACTTAATTATAGTAATTATATACCATTTAAGAGTGTAGGAAATGGAAGTACCATACCCTTTGATATAGAGGACAGAGAGACAGCACACAAAATATTACTAAGTCTAGTGGAAACTACTACAAGAAGACTTAGACAGGCTAATATGCAATGTAGAGTAATAACTATAGGAATTAAAACTTCGGAATTTCACCGTTTTACCCATCAGAAAAAAATATTATCATTTACAAATTCAACTGTAGAGATATATGAAATAACTAAAGCATTATTTGATGAAGTGTGGGATGGAGCCCCTATTAGAAAATTTAGTGTAAGACTATCGGAGCTTACTTCCTGTAACATCAACCAACTTACTTTTTTTGATAATCAGAATAAGATAAAGCTAGAAAAGATAGATAAGACTATAGACAGTATAAGGGATAAATATGGGGATAAAGCAATTATAAGAGCTACTTTTTTACATAGTGGACTTAAACCCATGTTAGGGGGATTTGGAGCAGAGGATTATCCTGTTATGACCAGTATTCTGTAAATTATTTTAAAATTGGAGGGTGGTTGTTTTATGAAGGTATTAAATCATCCTATTGATATGATAGCTGTATTTGAAGCAGAAACGGGAAAGATTACTCCTTTTAAATTTAGATATAATGATATGGCAATAAAGGTTCAGAAGATAACTAAAACATATGAAGAGAAATTAGCGGGCAATAGAAGAATAGTATTTGTATGTATGCACAATAGAAAAGACATATACGAGTTAAAATATGAAATAGATACTCATAAATGGTTTTTATTTAAAAAGTAAAATGGTTATTTTGGGGTATATTGTTAGTCATATAGAATACAGAATCTGGTATAATATAATTAGGTGTTTTTTGCGATAAATAGAAAGGGGGATAAAATGGTAAAAAGAATATCGGTATTTTTAGTTATAGTACTAGTTTTAAGTACCTTAACAGTATTAGGTACAATGTATTTTAAAGACATAAACCCTTATCATACTATTAAGGCCTTTAAAGAAGGACAAACTAATATAGTATTAGATGATACTCCTATAAACACATACAGTTCCCCTATCATAGTAGATAACAAGATACTTATGCCAGTGAATATTATAAAAAAGTATATCTGTAGTGATATAGAATTAAGCGAAAAATATGACAGAGTTTATATAAACATATCAAGTCCAAAATTTAATCTTGAGACAGAAGAATTAGATAATAGAATTAAGCAAGGAATAAACTTAAATTTCTTGGCTGAAAAAATTAATGGCGAATACTACCTTAATATAAAAGGCTTAGAGCAAATATTAGGGATAAAAGTAAACTATATTCAAGATACAGATATATTAGTAATAGATAAGTGGAAGGATACAGAAAGAATAGGTGTTTTACAGGACAATGTTAGATTAAGACCTAAAAAGACTATTTTTTCCTTTAGTTTGGACAAGCTATCAAAAGGAGAAGAAGTCCTTATCTTAGAAAAGGATGGAGAATGGTTGAAAGTAAGAACAAATAAAGGGTTTATAGGTTATATATCTAGTAAGAAAGTCGATATACAAATTAGAAAATACAATATAAAAACACAGATTAATCAAGTAAGAGAGGATTGGAAAGAGCCAGATAAAATAAATTTAGTTTGGGACTATGTATATAAATATTCTCCAGATTTATCTAAACAAGAAACTATTGAAGGATTAGA
This region includes:
- a CDS encoding DNA polymerase Y family protein; its protein translation is MSYKKNKIIMHIDVNSAFLSWQAAYNKQIGIETDIRDIPAVVGGNQATRHGIVLAKSLPAKKLGIKTGESLMEARTKCKDLVVVPPNYSLYIKSHKALINLIKEYSPYVSVFSIDECFMDYTGMEQHFGPPLEAAYKIKNRIYNELGFTVNIGISINKLLAKQASELHKPNKVNTLYPNEIKEKLWPLPVEELFMVGSRTKSKLNNIGIYTIGDLANSDYELISSKLKSHGRLIYQYAWGRDDSKLNYSNYIPFKSVGNGSTIPFDIEDRETAHKILLSLVETTTRRLRQANMQCRVITIGIKTSEFHRFTHQKKILSFTNSTVEIYEITKALFDEVWDGAPIRKFSVRLSELTSCNINQLTFFDNQNKIKLEKIDKTIDSIRDKYGDKAIIRATFLHSGLKPMLGGFGAEDYPVMTSIL